The Hippea jasoniae genome includes the window ATAAATAAACTTAATTATAACGATATTAAATTGACATTTGACATCAAAGAAGAATCGATAGAAAGTGAAGATTCTTTGATTTTCCAAAAGAGGATTGAGCTTGCTTTAAAGAAGCTTACTGAGGTGTCAAGTTATGACCACAATCTGTTTATCAGTGGTGATTTAAGCAGGGATGATAAATTTACCATCGTAAATATCCTGAAAAATCTATCAAAAGATGGTGATAAACTGTGGGATTATTGCTATGTAAATAATTTTAAAAACCCCAAACAGCCAAAGATAATCAAATTAAAGCCTGGCGATGGAAAAGAATTTAAACAATTAATGGATGATTTAGTAGATTATCTTGTAAAAAGTGTTCCCAATGTTTTTGAAAGTAAGGAGTATGAGGAACGCATCCAGAATGTTGTAAAACACTACGACGAGCAATACAAAAAACTCTACGACGAATTGCAAAAAAAAGCCAATGAGCTTGAGTTTGTTGTTAAGTTTTCCCAAATGGGCGTTGTGATAAACCCCGTTGTGGCAGGAAGGGTTATAACTGAAAGGGATTTTGCAAATCTTTCTGATGAGATGAAAAAGGAGATTGAAAACAGACGCAAGGAGCTTGAAAAGCATATTGAGGAATTTTTGGATAAAACAAGGCAGCTTGATAAAGAAAAACAGGATAAACTCAAAAAAATCAACGATGAGATGAGTCTGTTTATTGTTTCACCAAAGATAGATGAAATAAAAAAAAGATTTTCTTATAATAACGATGTTTCAGACTATCTTGATGATGTTGAGGATTATACGCTTAAAAATATAGCAATATTTCTGCCGCAAAAAAATCAGGGGTTTCCCTTTTTTCAGGTTCCCAATAGATACACCGAATACAGGGTAAATCTGTTTGTTGATAACTCCCAGACGAATAATACACCTGTTATCTACGATGAAAACCCCACTTATTATAATCTGTTTGGCAAGTTAGAAAAGCAGGCCTATTTCGGTGCTTTTATAACAGATTTTACGCATATTATTGCAGGCTCCATTCACAAAGCCAACGGCGGATATTTAGTTGTTGATGCAATAAATCTTTTAATAAACCCCGGTGTGTGGGATACGCTTAAAAAATCATTGTTATCAAGAAAGAGTATCATAGAAGAGTTTGCCGAAAAATACGGAATTATCGCATCAGAAACACTAAAGCCTCAACCAGTTGAACTTGACTTAAAGGTTGTAATAATTGGCGATGCATTTTTATATGAGTTGTTGTATGAGTATGATAACGATTTTAAAAAGCTATTTAAAATAAAAACGGATTTTGATTATGCTATACCAAAAAAGGAATCCATAACTGCCAAGTATATTGCAAAGATCAACGAATATTGCGAAAAAAAGCAGCTAAAAAAACCGGATATAAGTGGTTATGAGGCTTTACTTAAATACTCATGTAGACTTGCTGATGATAGAAAAAAACTGTGGGCTTACATGGATGATGTTTTTGATATAGTTAAAGAAGCGCAGGTTATAGCAAAGAGCGATAAATTAAGCTACAGTGACATAAAACTTGCAATTGATGAGAAAAAATTCTTAAGGGATTTAATAAAAGAAAAGCTTTTTGAAATGATTGAGGATGGTCAGATTATTATTGACCTGAAAGGTAAAAAAATCGGTGAGATAAATGGATTATCCGTTATTCAATTTGGAGATTTTTCTTTTGGTAGACCCAATAAAATAGTGGCAAGAACATATATCGGAAAGGATGGTATAGTAAATATTGAACGGGAGAGTAAGCTTTCAGGCAGGATATTCGATAAGGCATCACATATTATTGCAGGTTATATAAATTCAACCTACGGTTATAATAAAACATTGAGTTTTTCAGCTTCGCTTTCGTTTGAGCAATCGTATTCTATGATTGAGGGGGATTCTGCATCGGTTGCTGAGGTGTTGGCTATTCTATCTTCGCTTGCAGGTGTGGGTCTTAAGCAGAATTTGGCTGTAACCGGTTCAATTAATCAAAACGGAGTTGTGCAGCCTATAGGTGGCTTGAATGAAAAGATAGAGGGTTTTTTTGATGTTTGCAAACTTACGGGTAATCTTGAGGGCAGTGGCGTGGTATTACCCTCTAAAAATTTGAACAATCTTGTCTTAAACGATGAAGTTGAAGATGCTGTTAAAAAGGGTATTTTTCATCTCTATGCAATCGATACGATAGATGATGCTATAGAGATTTTTACAGATATAAAAGCAGGTAAACTGCTTAAAAAAGGCTTTGAAAAGGATAGTTTTCATTATCTTGTGGATAGGAAGCTAAAGAAAATTAATGAGATGATTAAAGCGGAGAATCAGGAGTAATGTTGAGATTTCTTGATGGCGGTGAATCACACGGAAAAGCCCTTGTTGCTATTATTGAAGGTTTTCCAGCGAATTTTGAGGTAGATTTGGATTTTATTAATAAGAATTTGCTTCTAAGACAATCAGGCTACGGAAGGGGCGGCAGGCAGAAAATAGAGCGTGACAGGGTTGAGATTTTAAGCGGCGTTAGATTTTCAAAAACACTAGCTAGCCCAATAACGATGCTGATTCCCAATAAAGATTATGAAAACTGGCAAAACATTATGGCGGCCTTTGGGGAAAAAAGCTATAAGAAAAGAGTAACAAAGCCACGCCCGGGTCATGCAGACCTTGCAGGATATCTGAAATACAACTTTGATGATATGAGAAATGTGCTTGAGCGCTCAAGCGCCCGCAATACAGCCATAAGGGTAGCTGTGGGTAGTTTGTGTGAGCAGGCTTTAGAAAAACTTGGTATTAAGCTGGTTGGTTTTGTTGAATCTATAGGAAAAATTAAGGCAAATATAGATTATTACGACAACGAAATAGAAAAGAAGACCTTAAAGTCACCGGTTTTTTGCCCTGATGAGTCTGCGACATTTGAAATGATAGCAGAAATAGAGAAAACAAAGCTGAAGGGTGATACATTGGGCGGTGTTGTTGTGGTCGTGGCAAAAGATGTGCCGCCAGGTCTTGGTAGTTATGTGTTTTACGACAGAAGGCTTGATGGCAGACTTGCCATGGCTTTAATGAGTATTCAGGCAGTCAAAGCCGTTGAGATAGGTGATGGTATTAAAAACGCATTTCTAACAGGTAGCGAAGTGCACGATGAAATTATTTATGAAAATGGTCAATACAAACGGCTATCAAACAGGGCTGGTGGCATTGAGGGTGGTATGTCAAACGGTGAGGATATTATCGTAAAAGCGTATATGAAACCGATTCCAACACTCATAAAGGGTTTGAGATCTGTTGATGTTTTAACAAAGGCCAAAAATATCGCAGCATTTGAGCGTAGCGATGTTTGTGCTACTCCTGCATTAAGTATTGTTGCAAAAAGCGCTGTTGCAATAGAGCTATTTAACGCTGTGCTTGAAAAATTTGGTAATGACGACTTTGAGGCTTTGAAAAAAGCTTTTATTGATTATAAAGAAAGTTTGAAAAATAGATGAATGTTGTGCTTGTGGGTTTTATGGGAGCCGGCAAAACAACAATCGCACGCATACTTGCCAAAAAGAAAAACCTGCGTTTTGTTGACACAGATAAACTCATAGAAAAAGAAACAGGACTAACAATTAAAGAAATCTTCAAAATTAAAGGAGAAGATTATTTTAGAGATTTAGAAAGACAGATTATCGATCGTTATCTATTGTTCTGTAATAATTGCGTCATAGCAACAGGTGGTGGCATGCCGTGTTTTTTTAACAATATGGAGAAGTTAAAAAAAATAGGTTTTGTTATATATGTTAATGTGGATTTTGATAGAATAGTAAAACGAGTTGGTGATTCTAACAGAAGGCCGTTATTTAGCAATCTTTCAGAGGCAAAAAGACTTTTCAATGAAAGGATTAAGTGTTATCATAAGGCTGATTTTGTTGTTGATGGCAACAAAGAAAAGGAAGAAGTTGTTCAAACTATAGAAAAGCTTGTATGGTAGGTGAAAATGAAGATATCTATTAAGCAGCTTGTTGATGATACAAAGGAAAAGCTTAGTTTTCCGCAAATTGCAATGCGGATTTTAAGGTTGTTTGAAAACGATGATTTAAGTGCATACCATCTTGCTAAGGTTGTTTCATTGGATCCTGTTTTAGCAGCTTATATTTTAAAAATTGCAAACTCTGCGTATTACAACTTTCCCGGTAAGGTAAAGACTTTATCTGATGCCATAACGATTATCGGTTTTGAGGAGATAAAAAAGATCGTTATTATGATCAGTGCCAAGAATGCATTTAAGGTTAGCGATGAATACGATAGGCTGTTGTGGGAGCATTCGCTTGCTGTGGCTGTTGCATCATCTGTGATCAATGCAAAAGTCAATATAACAGAGGATGGTATAGCCTACATTGCAGGTCTTCTGCACGATATTGGTAAGATAGTGTTTAAAAAGAATGAAACAGTGGGTTATAAAGAGCTGTTGAAGGAAGCTATAGAAAACGATGTAGATATGCATTTACTTGAGGAGAAGCAGTTTGGTTATAATCACGCCGATGTAGGTGGATATCTTTTGGAGGAGTGGAATTTTGATCAGGAGATTATAGATGCTGTTGCATTTCACCATCTAAATTTTACCATCAAAAAGGCATCGGATTTCTTAAAAAAAGCAGCTTTAGTTAATGTTTCCGATTTTATAGTTAATCGTTTTTTAGGTATTGGCAGGGCAAAAATAGAGGATTTTGGTGTTGTGTTTGAGTTGCCCGCATCCAAGACAATAGACTTTAATATAAGCGATATAGCATCACTAATTGATGAAATCTATCAGAAATTTGAAATTTTAAAAACGACGATGGAAGAAGAGGCTGCATGAGGATTTTTATAACCGGAGCCACGGGATTTGTTGGTATAAATACGGTTTTTGAGTTGTCAAAAAATCATGAGCTTTTTTTGTTGGTTAGGAATATAGATAAAGCCAGGCTCTTTGAAGGTTTAAGCAATGTCAGGTTTATAAAAGGTGATGTTGTAGACTTTAAGGCTGATATTAGTGAGAATTTTGATGCTATCATTCATATAGCAGGCAGAATCAAAGCCGATAACCTACAAAAGCTTTATCAAACAAATGTTGATGGATGTAAAAATATTGCATTATTTGCAAAACAAAAGGGGATTAGGAACATTGTTTATCTTTCAAGCCTTGCAGCAAGAGGGCCTGATGAGAGAGGCTATCCCGTCTCCCATTACGGAAACTCAAAACGGTTAGGGGAGCTTGAGTTTTTAAAGTTACATTTTGACTCAAATCTGAAGATTTTAAGACCACCAATTATCTATGGACCGTATGATAGAGGTATGCTGGATGTCTTTAGAATTGCAAAAACAGGGTTTTTCCCGGTTTTAGAAAGAGTCTATAGTCTTGTGCATGTTTTTGATGTTGTTAAAGCTATAGAAAAACTGCTTTATGTAAATAGGCAGAGCGCAAAGGTTTATTATATATCTGGCGGTGATCTTACTATGGAGCAGCTGGCTAAAAAGCTGTTTGAGGTATTTTCAAAAAAGGGTAGAATCATTAAAATACCAGAAATCGTTATACCTTTATTAAGAGTATTATCGCATGAAGGTTCACCTCTAACAAAGGACAAGCTAAGGGAGTTAAAGGCCACAAAATGGCTGTGTGATAATACAAAACTCTACAGGGATACTAATTTTCTACCAGAGATCTACCATGACGATGGTTTAAGAAAGACTGCTTTGTGGTATGAAGAGCATGGATGGTTATAGTCCTATAATTGTTAAAGATTCAGATGATATTTTGCTGCTTGACCAGAGAATACTCCCGCAGAAAAAAGAGTATTTAAAAGCTGTTGATTTAGATGATTTTGTTTATGCAATAAGGGAGATGGTTGTAAGGGGTGCACCTCTAATTGGTATTGTAGCTGCATTTGGTTATTATGTAGCTATCAGGGATGCCGGCAGCAAAAAAGAAATCAAAATCAGGGCAAGAAAGGCAAAAGAAAAACTCTCCCGGAGCAGACCTACAGCTGTAAATCTGTTTTATGCACTTGATATAATGGAAAAAACATTAAATGAAAAAATCGATATACTGCCTTCTGAGAAACTTAAAAAGAAACTCAGAGCTGTAGCATTTGGATTGTGGGAGTCTCAGAAAGAAGAAGACCTTGCAATAGCATCAAACGGTGTTGAGTTTTTTAAAGATAAAGAAACGATTTTAACCCATTGCAATACAGGCTCACTTGCCACAGGCGGCATCGGCACGGCGCTGGGTATCATAAAGATGCTTTTTAAAAAGGGCAGTTTGAAGATGGTTTATGTGGATGAAACAAGGCCTTATCTACAGGGTGCAAGACTGACGGCTTTTGAGCTATCCAACGAGGGTATTCCTTACAAAATTATAACTGATAATACCGCCGGATTGCTTATTGCAAAGGGTATGGTGGATGGTGTCGTGGTAGGTGCAGACAGGATTGCGGCAAACGGTGATGTAGCAAACAAGATTGGCACCTACATGGTGGCTTTAGCTGCAAAGCAAAACAATGTGGATTTTGTTGTTGCAGCACCTGAGTCAACAATCGATAGAGATATAAAAGATGGCAGTGAAATAGTTATAGAGCAAAGAAGTGAGGATGAGGTGTTGAATTGTGGCAAATGTAGAATTGCCCCTGGGGATGCCCATGCTCTACACTACGGCTTTGATATAACGCCATCTTATTTGATATCTGCAATTATCACGCAGAAGAAAATCTACAGGCAGCCTTATGAATTCTGAGTTTTTGCTTTATGAGAAGGACAAAGATATAGGAATTTTAACGCTAAACAGGGCAGATAAGCACAACGCTATCAGCAAAGAGTATATGGATCAGCTTGAGGAGTTTTTGCGTTATGCAAAAAAAGAAGAGATAAAAGCTCTCATTGTTAAGTCTGCAGGTGAGAATGTATTTTCAGCCGGAGGCGACATCTCATATTTTATAACGCTTAAATCAAAAGAGGATGCATACAGCATGGCTTTGAGGATGCATAATATTTTAAGCGACTTTGAGGATTTGCCATATCCTACGATCTGTGTTGTAAACGGCTCTGCTGTCGGCGGAGGGGCAGAGATTATACTTGCATTTGATATACGATTTGCCCGAAGCGATATATTTATTCAGTTTAAAGAAAAGGCAATGGGCGTAACCACTGGATGGGGTGGAACATACAGGCTTGTGAGACTTGTTGGGTATTCAAAGGCTCTGGAGCTGTTGCTTTATGCTAAAAAGATAGATGCAAAAGAGGCAAAGGATATAGGGCTTGTTAATGAGATTTACGATAAAAGTATTTTGTTTGAGAAAGCAATGGAATTTTGTTATGGACTTAAGGATGATGATGTGCGACTTATCCGTTACATAAAAAAGCTATCAAAGGAATCTGCTCATCTAAACAGGGATAGTGCCATGCAGCTTGAAAGAGAGCTGTTTAAGGAATCGTGGATGTTTGGAAAACGCCAAAGGATGATGGAGAAATTTCTAAACAAAAGGGATTAGGTTATGGGTTTTTTGAAGAGTATTTCTGAAAAACTGTTTAAAACGAAAAGGGGCTTTACAGAAAAGATTCATGAGGAATCAAAAAAGGATGAGCCGATAACCGATGAATATTTGGACTTTATTGAAGAGCTTTTGATAGAGGCAGATTTTGGTGTTAAAACAACAATGAAAGTAATGGAGGCAATAGAGGAAGGGATTGACAAAGGTGATATAAAGACAAGGCGTGATGTAGAGTTAAAGATAAGAGAGGTAATTTTAGATATCTTAAAGCAGGTTGAAAAACCGCTTGAGATAAGAAAGTCAAAGTTTGTAGTGATGGTTGTAGGTATTAACGGCTCAGGTAAAACAACAACAATTGGCAAGCTTGCAAACTTTCAGACAGACAGAGGTAAAAAGGTTTTGCTTGTTGCTGCAGATACCTTTAGAGCTGCAGCGATAGATCAGCTTGAGGTGTGGGCTAAAAGGGTTTCAGCTGATATTGTGAAACAACAGGAGGGTGCAGACCCTGCTGCGGTTGCATTTGACGGCGTTACAAGTGGAGTTGCAAAAAATTACGATGTGATCTTTGTTGATACAGCAGGCAGGCTTCATACGCAAAAAAACCTGATGAATGAGGTGATTAAAATAAAAAAGGCGATCACAAAGGCCTACAGCGAGGCACCACATGAGGTTTTACTGGTTTTAGATGCTACAATCGGCCAGAATGCGATAAATCAAGCACGTGAGTTTAACAGGGCTTTAGGTATAACAGGTATTGTTCTTACAAAGATGGACGGCACTGCCAAAGGTGGCATTATTGTGGCAATAAGTGAAGAGTTTAAGATACCGATTAGATATATCGGTATAGGTGAAGGTATGGATGATTTAAAAGCCTTTAATGCAAGAGATTTTGTTGAGTCTGTTTTTGTTCCCTAAATAGATGGAGGTGTAAAAATGGGAGTTATAGTAGATGTTTATGCGCTTGAGATTTTAGATTCAAGGGGCAATCCAACAATTAGATGTACTGTTAAAACAGAAAACGATGTGGTTGGTGTGGCTGAGGTGCCAAGTGGTGCATCAACGGGCGATAATGAGGCTATAGAGCTTAGGGATAATGGCGATAGATACAGGGGGAAAGGTGTTTTAACAGCTGTTTCAAATATCAACGAGAAGATAGCTGATGAGATTATCGGCATCGATGTGTTTGAGCAGGCAGAAATAGATAATACAATGATTGAGCTTGATGGCACAGAAAACAAAGCCAACTTAGGTGCAAATGCTATTCTGGCTGTTTCTATGGCAGTTGCAAGGGCTGCAGCAAGTGAGCTGAAGGTTCCTTTATACAGGTATTTGGGCGGTCTTCATGCAAATCTTTTACCCATACCGATGCTCAACATCTTAAACGGCGGAAAACATGCGGATAACAATGTAGATTTTCAGGAGTTTATGATAACACCGATTGGTGCAGAAAGCTTCAAGGATGCTATGAGAATGGCATCAGATACATTCTGGGCACTCAAAGGGATTTTAAAAGAAAAGGGTTTGTTTACAGGCGTTGGTGATGAGGGTGGTTTTGCCCCGAATCTTTCAAGTAATGAGGAAGCCATAGAATTGATTTTGCAGGCTATAGAAAAGGCAGGCTACAAACCCATGGATGATATTGCTTTATCGCTTGATCCGGCTGCAAGTGAGTTTTATAGCGATAATTATTATAAGATTGGCAATGAAAAACTTTCAAGCGATGATATGATCGAGCTATATAAAAAGCTGTTAGAAAAATATCCGATTATATCAATAGAGGATGGACTTGCAGAAAACGACTGGGATGGTTGGGCGAAGCTCACCGAAGAGGTT containing:
- the ftsY gene encoding signal recognition particle-docking protein FtsY, with the protein product MGFLKSISEKLFKTKRGFTEKIHEESKKDEPITDEYLDFIEELLIEADFGVKTTMKVMEAIEEGIDKGDIKTRRDVELKIREVILDILKQVEKPLEIRKSKFVVMVVGINGSGKTTTIGKLANFQTDRGKKVLLVAADTFRAAAIDQLEVWAKRVSADIVKQQEGADPAAVAFDGVTSGVAKNYDVIFVDTAGRLHTQKNLMNEVIKIKKAITKAYSEAPHEVLLVLDATIGQNAINQAREFNRALGITGIVLTKMDGTAKGGIIVAISEEFKIPIRYIGIGEGMDDLKAFNARDFVESVFVP
- a CDS encoding shikimate kinase, translated to MNVVLVGFMGAGKTTIARILAKKKNLRFVDTDKLIEKETGLTIKEIFKIKGEDYFRDLERQIIDRYLLFCNNCVIATGGGMPCFFNNMEKLKKIGFVIYVNVDFDRIVKRVGDSNRRPLFSNLSEAKRLFNERIKCYHKADFVVDGNKEKEEVVQTIEKLVW
- the aroC gene encoding chorismate synthase — protein: MLRFLDGGESHGKALVAIIEGFPANFEVDLDFINKNLLLRQSGYGRGGRQKIERDRVEILSGVRFSKTLASPITMLIPNKDYENWQNIMAAFGEKSYKKRVTKPRPGHADLAGYLKYNFDDMRNVLERSSARNTAIRVAVGSLCEQALEKLGIKLVGFVESIGKIKANIDYYDNEIEKKTLKSPVFCPDESATFEMIAEIEKTKLKGDTLGGVVVVVAKDVPPGLGSYVFYDRRLDGRLAMALMSIQAVKAVEIGDGIKNAFLTGSEVHDEIIYENGQYKRLSNRAGGIEGGMSNGEDIIVKAYMKPIPTLIKGLRSVDVLTKAKNIAAFERSDVCATPALSIVAKSAVAIELFNAVLEKFGNDDFEALKKAFIDYKESLKNR
- the eno gene encoding phosphopyruvate hydratase: MGVIVDVYALEILDSRGNPTIRCTVKTENDVVGVAEVPSGASTGDNEAIELRDNGDRYRGKGVLTAVSNINEKIADEIIGIDVFEQAEIDNTMIELDGTENKANLGANAILAVSMAVARAAASELKVPLYRYLGGLHANLLPIPMLNILNGGKHADNNVDFQEFMITPIGAESFKDAMRMASDTFWALKGILKEKGLFTGVGDEGGFAPNLSSNEEAIELILQAIEKAGYKPMDDIALSLDPAASEFYSDNYYKIGNEKLSSDDMIELYKKLLEKYPIISIEDGLAENDWDGWAKLTEEVGDYVMLVGDDIFVTNTELINKGIENAIANAVLIKLNQIGTLTETLDAIRLAEDAAYNFVISHRSGETMDTFIADLAVATNSGWIKTGSVSRGERIAKYNRLIEIEDEMFPYGEYPGW
- a CDS encoding HDOD domain-containing protein — its product is MKISIKQLVDDTKEKLSFPQIAMRILRLFENDDLSAYHLAKVVSLDPVLAAYILKIANSAYYNFPGKVKTLSDAITIIGFEEIKKIVIMISAKNAFKVSDEYDRLLWEHSLAVAVASSVINAKVNITEDGIAYIAGLLHDIGKIVFKKNETVGYKELLKEAIENDVDMHLLEEKQFGYNHADVGGYLLEEWNFDQEIIDAVAFHHLNFTIKKASDFLKKAALVNVSDFIVNRFLGIGRAKIEDFGVVFELPASKTIDFNISDIASLIDEIYQKFEILKTTMEEEAA
- a CDS encoding enoyl-CoA hydratase/isomerase family protein: MNSEFLLYEKDKDIGILTLNRADKHNAISKEYMDQLEEFLRYAKKEEIKALIVKSAGENVFSAGGDISYFITLKSKEDAYSMALRMHNILSDFEDLPYPTICVVNGSAVGGGAEIILAFDIRFARSDIFIQFKEKAMGVTTGWGGTYRLVRLVGYSKALELLLYAKKIDAKEAKDIGLVNEIYDKSILFEKAMEFCYGLKDDDVRLIRYIKKLSKESAHLNRDSAMQLERELFKESWMFGKRQRMMEKFLNKRD
- a CDS encoding NAD-dependent epimerase/dehydratase family protein; this encodes MRIFITGATGFVGINTVFELSKNHELFLLVRNIDKARLFEGLSNVRFIKGDVVDFKADISENFDAIIHIAGRIKADNLQKLYQTNVDGCKNIALFAKQKGIRNIVYLSSLAARGPDERGYPVSHYGNSKRLGELEFLKLHFDSNLKILRPPIIYGPYDRGMLDVFRIAKTGFFPVLERVYSLVHVFDVVKAIEKLLYVNRQSAKVYYISGGDLTMEQLAKKLFEVFSKKGRIIKIPEIVIPLLRVLSHEGSPLTKDKLRELKATKWLCDNTKLYRDTNFLPEIYHDDGLRKTALWYEEHGWL
- a CDS encoding Lon protease family protein, with protein sequence MAINKLNYNDIKLTFDIKEESIESEDSLIFQKRIELALKKLTEVSSYDHNLFISGDLSRDDKFTIVNILKNLSKDGDKLWDYCYVNNFKNPKQPKIIKLKPGDGKEFKQLMDDLVDYLVKSVPNVFESKEYEERIQNVVKHYDEQYKKLYDELQKKANELEFVVKFSQMGVVINPVVAGRVITERDFANLSDEMKKEIENRRKELEKHIEEFLDKTRQLDKEKQDKLKKINDEMSLFIVSPKIDEIKKRFSYNNDVSDYLDDVEDYTLKNIAIFLPQKNQGFPFFQVPNRYTEYRVNLFVDNSQTNNTPVIYDENPTYYNLFGKLEKQAYFGAFITDFTHIIAGSIHKANGGYLVVDAINLLINPGVWDTLKKSLLSRKSIIEEFAEKYGIIASETLKPQPVELDLKVVIIGDAFLYELLYEYDNDFKKLFKIKTDFDYAIPKKESITAKYIAKINEYCEKKQLKKPDISGYEALLKYSCRLADDRKKLWAYMDDVFDIVKEAQVIAKSDKLSYSDIKLAIDEKKFLRDLIKEKLFEMIEDGQIIIDLKGKKIGEINGLSVIQFGDFSFGRPNKIVARTYIGKDGIVNIERESKLSGRIFDKASHIIAGYINSTYGYNKTLSFSASLSFEQSYSMIEGDSASVAEVLAILSSLAGVGLKQNLAVTGSINQNGVVQPIGGLNEKIEGFFDVCKLTGNLEGSGVVLPSKNLNNLVLNDEVEDAVKKGIFHLYAIDTIDDAIEIFTDIKAGKLLKKGFEKDSFHYLVDRKLKKINEMIKAENQE
- the mtnA gene encoding S-methyl-5-thioribose-1-phosphate isomerase; protein product: MKSMDGYSPIIVKDSDDILLLDQRILPQKKEYLKAVDLDDFVYAIREMVVRGAPLIGIVAAFGYYVAIRDAGSKKEIKIRARKAKEKLSRSRPTAVNLFYALDIMEKTLNEKIDILPSEKLKKKLRAVAFGLWESQKEEDLAIASNGVEFFKDKETILTHCNTGSLATGGIGTALGIIKMLFKKGSLKMVYVDETRPYLQGARLTAFELSNEGIPYKIITDNTAGLLIAKGMVDGVVVGADRIAANGDVANKIGTYMVALAAKQNNVDFVVAAPESTIDRDIKDGSEIVIEQRSEDEVLNCGKCRIAPGDAHALHYGFDITPSYLISAIITQKKIYRQPYEF